TCCGTAGCCGAGCAAGAAGACCCCCCCGAGGACGTCGCCGGTGACGAACAGGTAGGCAACGGCCGGCCCCCACACCAGCCAGACGCCGACGATCGGCAGGATCGAGACGACGATCATGACGACGGTCCAGAACGCCACGTTCGAGACGCCGACGACGTAGAGGCCGATGCCGCCGAGGATCCCCTCGACGATCGCGACGAGCAGGTGACTCTGGATCACGGCCCAGGTGACGACCGACATCTCGTCGAACAGTTCGTCGACGACGCTGTCCTCGAGTGGGGTCACCCCGCGGACCCACCCGAGAAAGCGCTCCCCATCGACGAGGAAGTAGTACAGCAGGAAGACGAGCACCATCAGCCCGAAGCTCATGTGGATCGTCCGGTTGACGAGCCCGAGGGCCTCGCTCAGGACGGTCTCGAGCGACGCGTAGAGGAACGCCTCGAACTCTTCGGCGACCATCAGTTCGAGCTCGTCGACCTGTTCGGGGTCGAGGCCGAAGTCGTCGACCAGCACGTTCCTGACCGTCTCGATCGCCTCGGTGACGTCTGACTCCTCGAGGTCGTTCAAGAACGACAGCACCGTCTGGAGGATGACGAACGAGAAGACGAGCAGCGGGACGACGGCGGCGACGAACGCGAACGCGGTGAGGACGATCGCCGACGGACGGGGACCGATCCGGGGCGCCAGTCGACCGTGGAGGGGCGTGAGGAGAAACGCGAGCAGCCCGGCGGCCAGTACGTACTGCAAGAACGGGTCGACCATGAGGTAGCCGACGACGCCGAGGCCGGCGACCAGCAGGGCGAAAAAGCCGGTTCGTACGTCCATGCGCCGAACTGTCGCGTTCAGCACATAAGCCTTGAGGTCGGCGGGCGTGACGGCGACGCTGTCGACGAAACCGTACGGACTGTCGAGCGTCGTCGACGGTCGAGTGCCCTACCGTCGCATCAGGTCCGAGAGTCGGTCGGCGAGACCGGTGTCCGGCCCGAGTTTGAGGTAGTAGGCGTCGCCGCCGTCCTCGTAGTAGTTGTCGATGCGGCGTTTGATCTCGAAGCCGAGGTGTTCGTAGAATCGGAGGGCGTTCTCGTTCGTCGTCCGGGCGTGGCAGGTGACCGATCGGTGGTCGCCCGCGACGCGGGCGATCAGTCGCTTGCCGATTCCTTCGCCCCGGTATTCGGGAGAAACGGCGAGAAAGAGGATGTAGCCGTCACGCCTGACGGCGGCGAAGCCGATCAGCCGTCCGTCCTCGACGTAACAGTGGACCGTCGAGCGCCGATAGGCGTCGGTGAAGAAGTCACGACGCTGCTTGAGGACGCCCTCGTCGCTCCGGATGCGCTCTTTCAGGTCCCAGGCGTCCTCGACGAACTCATCGCTGCCCGGCCCGACGACCCGACTGTCGACGTTGACGCTCACTACCAACCGGTAGCAGGGACGTAAATATAATTCCACCGGCAACCATGTGCGGACGGCCGCCAGCTCGAGCGACGGACATACGACGACGGCCGCCGAACGAGCCGACGATGGAATTCCAACTACGCGAGCACACGGCCGACGTCGCCGTCGCCGCAACGGGCGAGCACCTCGAGGAGGCGTTCGCCGCCACCGCGGACGGACTCGCGGCGGCGTGCTGTGAGAACGTCCCCGACGAGGGAGTGCGGTTCGACCTCTCGGTGACGGCCGAGAGCGACGAGGCCCTGCTGTTCGACTACCTCGACGAACTGATCTACTTGCGGGACGTCCGCGACGAACTCCCCGTCGACAACCGCGTCGAAACGATCGAGCGCCCCGACGGCGACGGCGAGTGGTCGCTCGAGGCCAGCGCCCGCGGCGTCCCTCTCACGGAACTCGACGCCCGCGAGGTGAAAGCGGTCACCTACTCCGAGATGCGACTCGAGGAGGGGCCGGAAGGGTGGGAGGCGTACGTCGTCCTCGACGTGTAAGCCGCCCGGCGTCGAATCCCGAGGCGATCGCGTGAAATCGGCTGTCGAACCCCGAACAGGGACACTTCTTTCACCGAGGGCGATGCACTGTCGTGTATGACCACGTTCGACGCAGACGGCATCACGCTCCAGGAAGTCGAGGAGTACATCTGGGAGATTCCACAGGAAGGCGGGATGCGCGCGCCGGCGCGGGTGTTCGCCAGCGAGCTGTTGCTCGAGGAGATCGCCGGCGACAAGACGCTCGAGCAGCTGAAGAACTCGACGCACCTGCCGGGGATCGCCAAGTACGGCATCTGCATGCCCGACGGCCACCAGGGGTACGGCTTCCCGGTTGGCGGCGTCGGGGCGTTCGACGCCGAAACGGGCTGTATCTCGCCCGGTTCGGTTGGCTACGACATCAACTGCCTCCCGGGCGACACCGACGTCTTGCTCGAGTTCGGACGACGGATCCCGATCGAAGAACTCCGGAACCGATTCGAGGACGAACGAGCGATCGTCGCCGGTGACGAGTCTGTCGCTTCGCCGATACAGCTGTTCACCGAACGCGAGAACGCGGCCGTCTACGAAGTCGAAACCGAGACCGGCGATCGAATCAGGGCAACCGCCGATCATCCGTTCCTGACGCCCGACGGGATGGTCGAACTCGAAGCCCTCTCGGAGGGCGACGACGTGCTGGTACAGCCGTTCCGCGGCCTCGAAGACGAGGAACCAGACGAGTTCACGGTGGTGTCGAAAGACGACTTCGCCGACGAGAACCCACAGCTCGTCCGTTCGCTGGAAGATCGTAATCTCCTTCCACTGAAATCGACCGACGAGGCGTTCAATCGACTGCTCAAGCTCGTGGGGTTTCATACCGGAGACGGGGCGATCGGACACGGTGGACAGACGTGGTTCTACGCCGAACCTGAAGACCTCGAGTCGATCCAGGAAGACATCCGTGCTGTCGGGTTCACCCCGTCGAAAATCTACGAACGGGAGCGATCCCACGAGATAGATGGGAACTCGTTCGAGACCACCGAATACAGCGTCCGTTCGAGCTCGAAGGGATTCCAGAAACTCCTGTGTGAACTCGGCGCACCGGACGGGCGAAAAATCGAGTCCGAGTTTACGACGCCCTGGTACTTCGATCGACTCGCAGACTGGCAAAAAGCGCTGTACGTGTCGGCGTACTTCGGTGCGGAGATGAGTGCGCCGTCAGCCCAACACGACAAGAACCTTTACTGTCCGAAAGTCTCCCAGAATCGGACGGTCGACGCCGCCGACGCAGGCGAACAGTTCATGCGGGAAATCGCCGCATTTCTCGAGGACGTCGGCGTCGAGACGAATCGGATCGAGCGGTTCGAGACGGACTCCAGGGGGAAACGAGAGACGATCAGGCTCCGACTCGGGATAAAGAACGATTCCAAGAATCTGATCCGCTTTTTTTCCACCGTCGGATACCGATACAACCGCCAGAAGCGCACGCAGTCGATCAAAGCGCTCCAATACTTAAAGACGAAAGAGGCCGTTATCGATCGTCGTTCGGAGATCGCCAGGCAGGCGAAAGCGATGGCTGACGGTGGGACGCCAGTCACCGACATCAAGTCCCAGTTCGACGTCAACGAACGATTCATCGAACGAAGCGTCTGGTCGGGACGCAACGGTCGGCCGCGCCCACCGGCCGACTTCCCTGGCTTCGAGGAATACTGTGAGACGGTCACGGTGGATGAGAATCTCACGACCCGAACGCGGATCAGCGCCATCGAACGAGCGGGTGAGTGTTCGGTCTACGACATCGGGGTCACTCACGAGGCGCACAACTTCATCGCCGATGGGTTCGTCGTCTCGAACTGCGGCGTCCGGATGATGCGGACGAACCTCACTTACGACGACCTGCAGGGACACGAGGAGGAGCTCGTCAACTCGCTGTTCGCCAACGTGCCGTCGGGGCTCGGCAAGGGCGGCGTCGTCGAGACGGACGTCGACGAGGTCGAGGAGATCCTCGAGCGCGGCGTCGAATGGGCGCTCGAGAACGGCCACGCCGTCGAGGAGGACCTGTTGTGCTGTGAGGACGAGGGCCACCGCGAGGAGGCCGACGCCTCGAAGATCTCCCAGAAGGCCAAAGAACGGGGGAAAGGACAGGTCGGCTCGCTCGGCTCGGGTAACCACTTCCTCGAGGTCCAGCGCGTCACGGACATCTTCGACGACGAGCGCGGGGCGGCGTTCGGACTCGAGGAAGACCAGATCGTCGTCCTTATTCACTGTGGCTCGCGCGGGCTGGGTCACCAGACCTGTAACGACTACCTGCGAAAGATCGAGAAACAGCACCAGGGCCTGCTGAACCAGCTTCCCGACAGGGAGCTCGCCGCGGCACCCGCGGGCTCACAGCTCGCCGAGGACTACTACGGCGCGATGAACGCGGCGATCAACTTCGCGTGGGTGAACCGTCAGCTCATCATGCACCGCACGCGGCAGGTGTTCGAGCGCGTCTTCGACCGCCCCTGGCAGGAGATGGAGATGGAACTGCTCTACGACGTCGCCCACAACATCGCGAAGAAGGAGACCCACGAGGTCGACGGCGAAGCGGGCGAGTACTTCGTCCACCGGAAGGGGGCGACGCGGGCGTTCCCAGCGGGCCATCCCGAGGTACCCGCCGTCTACCGCGACGTCGGCCAGCCCGTCATCATCCCCGGCAGCATGGGGGCGGGCAGCTACGTGCTGGCGGGCGGCGACCGCTCGATGGAGCTCACGTTCGGCTCGACGGCCCACGGCGCCGGGCGCGTGATGAGCCGCACGCAAGCGAAGAAAGACTACTGGGGCGAGGACGTCAGGGACGAACTCCGCGATCAGCAACAGATCTTCGTCAAAGCCCAGTCCGGCGCGACCGTCGCCGAAGAGGCCCCGGGCGTCTACAAGGACGTCGACGAGGTGGTCCGCGTCTCCGACGAACTCGGCATCGGCGACAAGGTCGCGCGTACCTTCCCGGTCTGTAACATCAAGGGGTGACCCGTTCGGTCGACGACCGCCCGTCCACGTCGGTCACTTCACCCGGTACGGGCTGTCGTCGTCATCGTCATTACCGTCGTCGTAGGGTTTTCTCGCCGTAATCGTTACCGTCGCCTCGGGGTCGTCCTCGTCGGCCCACGGACTGTCGTACGCCGAAAGTTCGACGTCGGTCACTGCCCAGCCTTCGGCCTCGATCAGTTCGACGAGTCGACGCTGGTCCCTGAGCATCTCGTCTTCCATACACGCTCGTTCGCCGGTCGTCACCGTAGTCGTTACGTCGTCGACTGAGACGGACCGTTGTACTGTATTACCGAATCACGACAGACCGTATGACACGCTCGGTCGATCACGGTGGGTCGCGCTTCGGTCGTCGTCCACTCGGATCGAGCGTCCTGACTGGCCGGCCTCACCTCGATCGTGTTGGACACGTAATCATAAAATAAAAGTTGTGTCGGGAACGAAATCACACGTCAGAGGGACCTCTCATGTTACACGACCGTCGTTTACGAACGCTGATGGACGGTGACCGCGCCGCTGGGATTATCAGAATTGGTAATTTGCGGATGAATTTTTTGAAGGGGGACGCTCTCGAGGGAGTCAATGGCTATTGACGAGGCTGATGGAACCGACGCCGGTCACCTCTCCGGGTCCGATCCGTCGGCATCCGAGTCGGACGAACGCGATTCTGCCGGGCCGATACGCGATTCGAGCGTTCGCGTCGGCGAGTACACGTGGGCCGACTTCATGGAGGAGTACGGGCACGGCGACGAGGTGTCCTCGCTGTACGGTCACGGGTCAGCGTCGACGGAGAGTCAACTCGGACTCGAGACCGGTGAATCGGCCGACGTTCCGACCGGGACTGACTGGGACGACGTAACGTTCGATCCAGAGACGTACCTCGGCTATCATCCGGACGACCTCTCCGACCTCATCACTGACGTTTTCGGACCGAACGCGAAGTACCTCAACGACGCCTTCCTCGACTACGTCGACCCCGAGACGACCCCGGTCGTCAAAGACGTTTACACGTGGGAACACTACAAGTGGGAGTACTATTACGACGACGACGGCGCCAGACCACGTACCAAAGATGGGACGATCGAACCGTTTGACGAGGAGGCGGCACTCGGGTTCGATCCGGACGACCTCGAGGCGAAACTGTCCCAGGCCGACGACGTCGCGATGGCTCTCGACGACGTCATCGACGAACGAACGGTCACCGTCAGTGAGGACCTCGACGAAGACGACTTCTTCTCGACCGACGACGGACACACTACCGTCGTCAACCGGTACGACCTCGAGAAGGCGGTCCCGCTCGAGAAGAAGGCGTACTTCCGCGAAGAGGAACGCTACTGGGTGAACAAGCCCTACACGTTCATCATTATTTTCCACTCGGAGAAGGAAAACGAGAAAAAGTACTACGCGATCGAACCGTATCTGAACGAGATCGAAACCGAACTCCAGGAGTTCCTCTCGGGCAAACTCCGAACGGCAATCAAGTACGCTGACGACGGCGTCAAACACACCGCAACCGACGACGACAAGCAGGCCGTCATCGAAACGGAGACGCGAAAACTGCTGAAACGGTACGATCTCTTCGAGAAACCGGACCGTGGTGACGGTGACGGGATCCTCGGATCCGTCACGTCACTGTTCGGAGACGGGGACGACTCAGCGTCCGACACCGGTGCCAGTGACACACCGGCCGGCGACTCGAGTACGCACAGCGACGACGACGAGCAGACGGGTCTCCTCGGAAAAGTGAAGCGTCTGATCAACGACGACGATGCGGAGGCAAGCGCCAACGCCGGAGAGGGCGAGGGCGAATCCGCCGACAAGAGACGAACGGAGCCACTCGGCGAGCTCGACGGCATCGTCACCCGGCCCGAGCCGGTACTCCTGGAGGAGGACTCGGACACGCTGAACGAGTACCAGGTCGAGAAGTTGCTCTACATGCTCAAGCGCAACTTCATCGGCTACGAGCGAATCGATCCCATCAAACACGACATCAACGTCGAGGACATCTCCGTCGACGGTTACAACTCACCCGTCTTCGTCTACCACTCCGAGTACGAACAGATCATCTCGAACATTTACCACGGTGAGAAAGAACTCGACGACTTCGTCGTCAAACTCGCCCAGCGATCCGGGAAGGGGATCAGCAAACGCCTCCCGCAGGTCGACGCGACACTGCCGGACGGTTCGCGTGCGCAGCTGACACTCGGGGCTGAGGTCTCAGACCACGGGACGAACTACACGATCAGGCAGTTCAAGGACGTCCCGTTCACGCCGATCGACCTGATCAACTGGAATACGTTCAGCTTAGACGAGATGGCCTTCCTCTGGCTCTGCATCGAGAACCACAAGAGCCTGATCTTCGCCGGCGGTACCGCGTCCGGGAAGACGACCTCGCTCAACGCGGTCTCGCTCTTTATTCCCTCGAGTACCAAGATCGTCTCCATCGAGGACACTCGCGAGGTCGAACTCCCACAACGGAACTGGATCGCCTCTGTGACGCGACCCTCGTTCTCCGACGACGCCCAGGGTGACGTCGACGAGTTCGACTTACTCGAGGCCGCACTGCGTCAACGACCCGACTACATCGTCATGGGTGAGATCCGTGGTGAGGAGGGTCGGACAGCGTTCCAGGTCATGTCGACGGGGCACACGACGTACACGACGTTCCACGCCGACTCCGTCGACGAGGTGCTGAAACGCTTTACGACCGACCCGATCAACGTCTCGAAGACGATGTTCACGGCCCTGGACCTCGTCTCGATCCAGACCCAGACCCGGGTCCAGGGCCGGAAGGTCCGTCGAAACAAGTCGCTCACCGAGATTAACCACTACGAGGCCGAAAACGACGAGATCAACGTCCAGGACGTCTACCAGTGGCAGGCAGAGACCGACGAGTACCTCAAGATGGGTGACTCGAACATCCTCGATGAGATCCAGTTCGACCGGGGATGGAGCTACGAGAAACTCGAGGAGGAACTGTTCAAACGCCAGGCCATCCTCGCGTACCTGATCAAAAACGGACTCAACACGTATGCACAGGTCGCTGCGACGGTTCAGGCGTTCATCAACGACCCCGAGACGATCCTCACGCTCATCGCGAACGGACAACTCGAGGAGAGTCTCGAGGACCTCCGGACGATGGAAAGCGTCCTGATCGACGTCGATCCGGAAAAGGAAGCCCTCGTTCCCCGGCCGGACGCGACGGACGAGACGTACAATCTCTCACTCGACATTTTAGAGCGGGCCGAGGAGTCGCTGTTCGAGGAGTATCGCGGGAAGGTACCCAGCGGACTTGGCAGCGTCATCGACGACATCGGAGAAGCCGACCCGATCGAGGTCGACAGGGCTGACGTCGACGAGTTCGACTTCGAGGGCGAAGTCGACGACGGCGTCGAGGAAGCTGAGTGGGAACTCGGCGACGGATCGGCCGAGTTCACGTTCGACGACGACGTCGGAACTGAACCACCGTCGTGGCTCGAGGACGACAGCGGATTCGTGGTCGCCGATACCGCCGACGCGTCGGCCGACGACGCCGAACCGGCGGATGCCAGCGCCGATGCTGACGGGGAGGCGCCGGAGCGACCGCAACTCGAGGCGGCGCAGCCGACCACCGACGAGGCGGAGGCGGCGGACTCCGAAACTGCTGTACCGGCGAGTGAGGGGGCAGCCGGCGACTCCGCTGCGGACGGTCACCGGTCGGCGGTCGAGTCGTCGACAGGCGAGGAAGAATCCGACGGCGACGAGACACTCGACCTCGAGACGGATGCCGCCCCCGCCGGGACCGGGTTTGGATTCGAGAGCGAGGACGAGGATGACGACGACGTGGGGAGTCTCTTCGAGGACATGGGGAGTACGCTCGAGGAACTCGAGCGTGCTGAGTCCGCCACCGAATCTGCTTCTGGGTCGTCGGCTGACGCCGACGACGATCCCGAATCGATAGCGGAGCAGGACGCACTCGACTCGATCTTCGCCGACGACGAATTGGAACCCGAGTCCACGACGAAGGGCGACCCCTCGAGTGAGGAGCCCTCGAGTGAGGAGCCCGAGTCCACCGACGGCGAACCGTCGACGGAGACGGCCGACACCGCCGTCCCGGAGCAGGACATCGACGCTGACCGCTCGGTGAACGCTGCCGATTCCGTTGTGGACGAGGCGATGTTCGAAGAGGGGGCCACCGACGACGAGGCCGCTGGCGACGAGTCAGTCGACCGTGACGACGCCCCGCCCGGCGAACGCGCCGATACGCCGACGTCGGTCTTTGAGGACGCACCCGAGTCGATCTTCAGCGACGAGTCGGACGAGGACGAAACCGACGGCGGATCGCTGTTCGACGACGCTGCCGACTCCCCGTTCGAGCGTGCGGAGTCGTCGGCCTCCAGTGACGAGGAGGACGACGCATGAGCCTGAAGGTGGGCGGTGAGTCGAACAGTGGCGTCGCCACGAGTTCCGACGCGCTGGGCGACGCGTTCTACCCGCTCTACGACAGACTGTTCGACGAAGACAGCGGCTTCGTCCGCGACGTTGAGCAGAAACTCGCTCAGTCCCGGATGACCGACACGGTCGAACTCTACCTCGCCCGGTCACTCGGCGTCGGATTCATCAGCGGCCTCCTGCTCTGGCTGCTCGGGCTGGTCCTCGGGTACGTGATCTTCGTCACTGGGCTCGTCACCGTCGACACCCTCATCGGGATGCCAGTTCGGGACCCGGCGATCATCGAACTCCTCGAGATGCTTCGGATCCCTGCACTGGTCGTCGTCACCGGCTTGGTGTTCGGGGTGATCGGGTTCGCACTCGGGTTCGGCTCGCTGGTCGCCGTCCCGTACTCCCGCGCCTCCGCGCGTAACCGGGAGATCAACATGCTGTTGACCGACTCGGTGTCGTACATGTACGCGCTCTCGGTCGGTGGGCTCAACCAGCTCGAGATCCTCGAGGCGATGGCGGAGGCCGAGGACACCTACGGCGAGGTGTCAAAGGAGTTTCAGAGCATCGTCCAGGAGACGGAGTACTTCGACATCGACTACCGGACGGCCGTCCGGAAACAGGCGATCGAGACACCGAGCGACGAACTCTCGCAGTTTCTGACCGACATGCTCTCGATCATCAACAGCGGCGGGGACATGGAGAGCTTCTTAGAGGACAAGAAAGAAAAGCACATGCGGACGGCCAAACAGCAACAGGAACAGATCCTCGACACGCTCGAGCTGTTCGGCGAGATGTACATGACGCTCTCGCTGTTCCCGTTACTGATGATCATCCTGATGGTGATCATGCAGATCATGCCGGATACGGACGTGTCGAACACGATGCTCTACCTGGTCGTCTATGCGCTGATTCCGCTGGTGGGAGTCGGCTTCATCGTCCTGGTTTCGACGGTCAAGATCGACGACCCTGGCGACGGCTACCTCTCGTTCGATGGCGGTGGCGACCGCCGGGTCGAACGCGCCGGCGGCGGATTGCTCGACCTCGGACTGATCGAGCAGTTCACCGGCGGTCACAGCGTCTTCGACCGGATCAAAAGTCGAGAGGGGACACACGAAACGATTCAGATCCTCCGGCAGCCACATCACTTCTTCAGAGAACAACCGCTGTACACGCTCGCGTTGACGGTGCCGACTGCACTGGTCGTCGTCGTCACGGCGATGGTGAGCGGTTCGGCACCGACGACGTGGGAGGGACTCGTCGACAACGCCGTCTGGGGGACGTTCATCTACCTCTACGTTCCCGCGTATCTGACGATGATTCCGCTCGCGATCTTCCGCGAGTGGAACCTCCGCTCGCGAAAAGGCGTCACCGGAACGCTCTCTGAGGATCTGCGAAAGCTCTCGAGTGCGAACGACACCGGCCAGACGTTGCTCGAGTCGCTCGACTCGGTTGCGGAGACCTCGAACGGGAAGCTGTCCCGTGAGTTCGAGGAGATGCACACCAAAGTCAAATACGGAATGAGTCTGGGTGAGGCGCTGATCGAGTTCAACAACAAGTATCACATGCCGCGGCTGGCTCGCACCGTCAGGCTCATCGAGAAGGCACAGGAGGCCTCGAACGAGATCTCTGACGTCCTTCGGACGGCCGCCGTCGCGAGCGAGAACCACGACGACATCGAGCGAGATCGGAAGGCGCGGACGATGATGCAGGTTGCCATCATCATCATGACGTTCATGACGATGCTCGCGGTGATGGCGATCTTGCAGACGCAGTTCATCGACACGTTTGCCACGCTCGACACCGGTAACGGTGGCGCTGACGCAGGTGGCGGTGCCGACGGACTGGAACTGGACGTCAACACGGATCTGCTGTCGATGCTGTTCTTCCACGCGGTGACGTTCCAGGCGATCCTCTCGGGATTCATCAGCGGCTACATCCGCGACGCAGACCTGATGAGCGGCCTGAAGTACGCGATCGTGCTGGTCACGGTCGCACTCGTCGTGTGGGCGGTGATCTCCTGAAATGACCCGAAAACGCACTCCCACGGTGTCGATTTCGCTTTCCGACCGCGGCCAGACGACGCAGGATTTCGCCGTCGGTATCGGGCTGTTCCTGCTCGCCATCGCGTTCGTGTTCACGTACGTCCCGACGCTCATCACGCCGTTTTCGACGCCGGTTGGCGGGGCAGAGACGGCCCAGGCCGACCGGATCGCGGCGACGATCGTCGACGACCTCTCGGTGGACACCGACGGCGCGAACGAACTGAATCTGACGGCGTTCGACGAGCGGTACGAAAGTGAGGAGGACCGAATCGAGAACCTCGGGCTCAGGTCGACCACGACGGCCGACGGCGACCCTATCGCGATCGATCGAGTAAACGTCACGATCTACTCACTCAACGAATCGACCGGCGGTAATGACCTTCCCGTCACGGCTGGCGACGACTACGATGAGGGACAGGCGACCTCGAGCGCCTCGCGGATCGTCACGATCGACCCGGCTGAAGGCGACGACTACGAGTGCAACCCCGCCTGCCGACTCTCCGTGAGGGTATGGTAACATGAGACGCCGACAGTCGCGTTCGGACCGCGGGCAGGCGTACACTCTCGAGGGCTTTATCGGCTCGATGGCGGTCTTGCTGGCGGTGTTGCTCGCCATGCAGGCGGTCGTGATCACGCCGACGACCGGCGGGACGATCGACCGATCCATTCAGGCCCAACAACAGCAGGAGCTCCAGGACTCGCTGGTCGTCGCCGACGCCGAGGGGAACCTGTCGGCGATGGTTCGTCACTGGGAAATCAACGAATCGACTGCACCCTCGGTCACCTTCGAGAACGAAAGTCTCGGACTTCCACAAGGGACGTACGAACCGTCGGCGTTCGAGGAACGGTTCCTCCTGGGAGAAATCCTGGGCGAACGGTTCGCGGAAGGCGACGGCCGTAACTACAACGTCGAACTGCACCACCAGAACGAGAGCGACGACGAACCCGTGAAACTGGTCTACCAGGGCCAGCCGGACACCAACGCGTTCACCGCGAGCAAGATCGTGACGCTGTACGACGATCAGCACCTGACAGGAGATGAGAGTACGAGTGAGACCCTCGGTGAAGTCTACGAGGGGTACCCGGACGAGTCACCGATACCGAACGTCGACGACGACCAGACCATCTACAACGTCGTGGAGGTGCGCGTCGTCGTATGGTGACCGAACGACACGACCGCGGCCAGCTGATCCTCATCACTGCGATCGCCGTCGCGTTCATCCTCTTAGCCATCGTCATCGTCTTCAACGGTCTCCTGTTCACCCAGACGATCGCCTCCGA
This portion of the Natronobeatus ordinarius genome encodes:
- a CDS encoding AI-2E family transporter; the encoded protein is MDVRTGFFALLVAGLGVVGYLMVDPFLQYVLAAGLLAFLLTPLHGRLAPRIGPRPSAIVLTAFAFVAAVVPLLVFSFVILQTVLSFLNDLEESDVTEAIETVRNVLVDDFGLDPEQVDELELMVAEEFEAFLYASLETVLSEALGLVNRTIHMSFGLMVLVFLLYYFLVDGERFLGWVRGVTPLEDSVVDELFDEMSVVTWAVIQSHLLVAIVEGILGGIGLYVVGVSNVAFWTVVMIVVSILPIVGVWLVWGPAVAYLFVTGDVLGGVFLLGYGLAVLSVVDNYLRAIFVDKGSGLHPAVVLIGVVGGIYLLGILGLFLGPILLAVFKASVTVFSRTQNPFDS
- a CDS encoding GNAT family N-acetyltransferase, producing MSVNVDSRVVGPGSDEFVEDAWDLKERIRSDEGVLKQRRDFFTDAYRRSTVHCYVEDGRLIGFAAVRRDGYILFLAVSPEYRGEGIGKRLIARVAGDHRSVTCHARTTNENALRFYEHLGFEIKRRIDNYYEDGGDAYYLKLGPDTGLADRLSDLMRR
- a CDS encoding archease, encoding MEFQLREHTADVAVAATGEHLEEAFAATADGLAAACCENVPDEGVRFDLSVTAESDEALLFDYLDELIYLRDVRDELPVDNRVETIERPDGDGEWSLEASARGVPLTELDAREVKAVTYSEMRLEEGPEGWEAYVVLDV
- a CDS encoding RtcB family protein, with product MNCLPGDTDVLLEFGRRIPIEELRNRFEDERAIVAGDESVASPIQLFTERENAAVYEVETETGDRIRATADHPFLTPDGMVELEALSEGDDVLVQPFRGLEDEEPDEFTVVSKDDFADENPQLVRSLEDRNLLPLKSTDEAFNRLLKLVGFHTGDGAIGHGGQTWFYAEPEDLESIQEDIRAVGFTPSKIYERERSHEIDGNSFETTEYSVRSSSKGFQKLLCELGAPDGRKIESEFTTPWYFDRLADWQKALYVSAYFGAEMSAPSAQHDKNLYCPKVSQNRTVDAADAGEQFMREIAAFLEDVGVETNRIERFETDSRGKRETIRLRLGIKNDSKNLIRFFSTVGYRYNRQKRTQSIKALQYLKTKEAVIDRRSEIARQAKAMADGGTPVTDIKSQFDVNERFIERSVWSGRNGRPRPPADFPGFEEYCETVTVDENLTTRTRISAIERAGECSVYDIGVTHEAHNFIADGFVVSNCGVRMMRTNLTYDDLQGHEEELVNSLFANVPSGLGKGGVVETDVDEVEEILERGVEWALENGHAVEEDLLCCEDEGHREEADASKISQKAKERGKGQVGSLGSGNHFLEVQRVTDIFDDERGAAFGLEEDQIVVLIHCGSRGLGHQTCNDYLRKIEKQHQGLLNQLPDRELAAAPAGSQLAEDYYGAMNAAINFAWVNRQLIMHRTRQVFERVFDRPWQEMEMELLYDVAHNIAKKETHEVDGEAGEYFVHRKGATRAFPAGHPEVPAVYRDVGQPVIIPGSMGAGSYVLAGGDRSMELTFGSTAHGAGRVMSRTQAKKDYWGEDVRDELRDQQQIFVKAQSGATVAEEAPGVYKDVDEVVRVSDELGIGDKVARTFPVCNIKG
- a CDS encoding ATPase, T2SS/T4P/T4SS family, producing MAIDEADGTDAGHLSGSDPSASESDERDSAGPIRDSSVRVGEYTWADFMEEYGHGDEVSSLYGHGSASTESQLGLETGESADVPTGTDWDDVTFDPETYLGYHPDDLSDLITDVFGPNAKYLNDAFLDYVDPETTPVVKDVYTWEHYKWEYYYDDDGARPRTKDGTIEPFDEEAALGFDPDDLEAKLSQADDVAMALDDVIDERTVTVSEDLDEDDFFSTDDGHTTVVNRYDLEKAVPLEKKAYFREEERYWVNKPYTFIIIFHSEKENEKKYYAIEPYLNEIETELQEFLSGKLRTAIKYADDGVKHTATDDDKQAVIETETRKLLKRYDLFEKPDRGDGDGILGSVTSLFGDGDDSASDTGASDTPAGDSSTHSDDDEQTGLLGKVKRLINDDDAEASANAGEGEGESADKRRTEPLGELDGIVTRPEPVLLEEDSDTLNEYQVEKLLYMLKRNFIGYERIDPIKHDINVEDISVDGYNSPVFVYHSEYEQIISNIYHGEKELDDFVVKLAQRSGKGISKRLPQVDATLPDGSRAQLTLGAEVSDHGTNYTIRQFKDVPFTPIDLINWNTFSLDEMAFLWLCIENHKSLIFAGGTASGKTTSLNAVSLFIPSSTKIVSIEDTREVELPQRNWIASVTRPSFSDDAQGDVDEFDLLEAALRQRPDYIVMGEIRGEEGRTAFQVMSTGHTTYTTFHADSVDEVLKRFTTDPINVSKTMFTALDLVSIQTQTRVQGRKVRRNKSLTEINHYEAENDEINVQDVYQWQAETDEYLKMGDSNILDEIQFDRGWSYEKLEEELFKRQAILAYLIKNGLNTYAQVAATVQAFINDPETILTLIANGQLEESLEDLRTMESVLIDVDPEKEALVPRPDATDETYNLSLDILERAEESLFEEYRGKVPSGLGSVIDDIGEADPIEVDRADVDEFDFEGEVDDGVEEAEWELGDGSAEFTFDDDVGTEPPSWLEDDSGFVVADTADASADDAEPADASADADGEAPERPQLEAAQPTTDEAEAADSETAVPASEGAAGDSAADGHRSAVESSTGEEESDGDETLDLETDAAPAGTGFGFESEDEDDDDVGSLFEDMGSTLEELERAESATESASGSSADADDDPESIAEQDALDSIFADDELEPESTTKGDPSSEEPSSEEPESTDGEPSTETADTAVPEQDIDADRSVNAADSVVDEAMFEEGATDDEAAGDESVDRDDAPPGERADTPTSVFEDAPESIFSDESDEDETDGGSLFDDAADSPFERAESSASSDEEDDA